A genomic segment from Amyelois transitella isolate CPQ chromosome 15, ilAmyTran1.1, whole genome shotgun sequence encodes:
- the LOC106136491 gene encoding uncharacterized protein LOC106136491, translating to MYRQVEVTEPDRDLQLILWREKESDLIKILKLNTLTYGTASASYLSTRCVYQLGEECEDELIKNIIQSDFYVDDLITGCNNEIQLHYIQNKIANVLSSGCFNLRKYKSNLPSLVQDINSSLNSQESLMFSESTSTLGLGWNPVNDTLHFPTIDIPQNTVVTKRFILSQSFKIFDPLGILSPFIIIPKIMLQKLWLNKIDWDQSVPKDIEMSWNSFQNNVPSLRNLHIPRLTLSDDALEIEMHSFSDASQHAYGACVYMRSISTSGTVTVRLLCAKSRVAPVKPTTMPRLELCAALLSARLCKSVTDALKYSPSRIIHWCDSSIVLAWIRNDPNKLKTFVANRIIEITELTVPSSWRYVPTDQNPADLISRGVNGNQLMSMNLWWKGPKFLSKPESQWPLLKGYKNCDLPDIEVRCNTIINISDPIIKFENFSKLNKLVRTFAFVKRFIYNVQQPQNKFIGSLSVEELNNSFYILCALAQRESFQLEYDTLVKNKPLPNKCKILSLSPFLDHNHCIIRVGGRLYASDYSYEKKHPVLLHSSHHFTKLFFEQEHIRNMHAGPQLLLAVVRERVWPINGRRLARRVVNNCVRCKRIAGKTLSPKMGNLPIQRITPDHPFLSVGMDLAGPFLILNRRGRGSKLIKCYLCLFVCLRYKCVHLEAVSDLSKDAFLMAFRRFVARRGRPVEVFSDNGRNFVAAAKEIGQFLKQNSEPIVEFASQENIKFIFSPAYAPHFGGIFEAGIKSAKHHIKRILGNSHLTFEEITTLFAQVEAILNSRPLYPLSSSPNDFLPLSPGHFLIGRPLVSLPSPNLLDCKEITLRRYERLEKLRQHFWNKWQREYISELQQRSKWKTNCDKLQIGDMVLIQEDNIPPMNWRLGRVSRLFPGNDGVCRVADIDTTRGPVRRALVRLCPLVAPEADDQLG from the coding sequence AGAGAAAAGGAATCTGATCTcattaaaatactgaaactAAATACACTAACTTACGGCACAGCGAGTGCGAGTTATTTAAGTACTAGGTGTGTCTATCAGTTGGGTGAAGAATGTGAAGATGAAttgatcaaaaatataattcaatcaGACTTTTACGTCGACGATTTGATAACTGGttgtaataatgaaattcaattacattatatacaaaacaaaattgctAATGTACTGAGTTCTGGATGTTTTAACCtaagaaaatacaaaagtaaTCTGCCCAGTCTAGTTCAAGATATCAATTCTAGTTTAAATTCGCAGGAAAGTCTAATGTTTAGCGAATCTACTAGTACCCTAGGTTTAGGCTGGAACCCGGTTAATGATACCCTACATTTTCCTACTATTGATATTCCACAAAATACAGTTGTTactaaaagatttattttatctcaatcATTCAAAATTTTCGATCCACTCGGGATCCTTAGcccatttataattattccaAAGATAATGCTACAAAAACTATGGCTAAACAAAATAGATTGGGATCAGTCCGTTCCAAAGGACATAGAAATGTCTTGGAACAGCTTTCAGAACAATGTACCTAGTTTACGTAATTTACATATACCAAGATTAACTTTGAGTGATGATGCTCTAGAAATTGAAATGCATTCATTCAGCGATGCCTCACAACATGCTTACGGTGCATGCGTATACATGCGATCTATAAGCACTAGCGGTACAGTCACCGTAAGATTGTTGTGCGCAAAATCTAGAGTAGCTCCAGTGAAACCCACGACGATGCCGCGTCTCGAATTGTGTGCTGCTTTGTTGTCTGCGCGACTGTGTAAATCAGTAACAGATGCACTTAAATACTCACCGTCACGGATCATTCACTGGTGTGACTCAAGCATCGTTCTAGCATGGATTCGTAATGATcctaacaaattaaaaactttcgtTGCTAATCGAATAATCGAAATAACGGAACTTACTGTACCTTCGTCCTGGCGCTATGTTCCAACTGATCAAAATCCGGCTGACTTGATCTCCCGTGGCGTAAATGGGAATCAGCTAATGTCAATGAATTTATGGTGGAAAGGCCCAAAGTTTTTATCTAAACCTGAATCACAATGGCCTTTGTTAAAAGGTTACAAAAATTGTGATTTGCCAGACATTGAGGTCAGGTgtaatacaattattaatatttctgatccaataatcaaatttgagaatttttctaaattgaataaattagtAAGAACATTTGCATTCGTAAaacgttttatttacaatgtcCAGCAAccccaaaataaatttattggtaGCTTAAGTGTagaagaattaaataattcattttatatattatgtgcCCTTGCACAACGTGAGTCATTTCAACTTGAATATGATAcattggtaaaaaataaaccattgCCCAATAAATGCAAGATTTTGTCACTATCGCCATTTCTTGATCATAATCACTGCATAATCCGCGTTGGTGGTAGACTGTATGCATCTGACTATTCTTATGAGAAAAAACACCCAGTTCTGCTCCACTCCTCTCAtcatttcacaaaattattcTTTGAACAGGAACATATTCGTAACATGCATGCTGGTCCACAGCTATTGTTGGCTGTGGTAAGAGAAAGAGTTTGGCCAATAAATGGTAGACGCTTAGCCAGACGAGTGGTTAATAATTGTGTGCGTTGTAAACGTATTGCAGGCAAAACTTTGAGTCCTAAAATGGGAAACCTTCCTATTCAAAGAATTACTCCAGATCATCCTTTTTTATCTGTGGGCATGGATCTAGCTGGACccttcttaattttaaatcgaCGAGGCCGCGGTAGTAAGCTCATTAAATGCTACCTTTGCCTATTTGTGTGCTTACGCTATAAATGTGTTCACTTAGAGGCTGTCAGTGACTTATCGAAAGATGCCTTTCTGATGGCTTTTCGTAGATTCGTAGCTCGTAGAGGAAGGCCAGTGGAAGTATTTTCCGATAACGGACGAAATTTCGTTGCTGCGGCCAAGGAAATCGGTCAATTTTTAAAGCAAAATTCGGAACCAATTGTTGAGTTTGCAAgtcaagaaaatattaagttcATTTTTAGTCCGGCATACGCTCCTCACTTCGGTGGTATTTTTGAAGCCGGAATAAAATCCGCGAAACACCATATCAAACGTATACTAGGTAACAGCCACCTAACATTTGAGGAGATAACAACATTGTTTGCGCAAGTTGAAGCCATACTAAATAGCCGTCCCTTGTATCCTCTATCATCCTCTCCTAACGATTTCCTCCCACTTTCTCCTGGACACTTTCTTATTGGAAGACCGTTGGTATCGCTGCCCTCTCCAAATTTGCTTGATTGCAAGGAGATCACATTAAGAAGATATGAACGCTTAGAGAAACTCCGCCAGCACTTTTGGAACAAATGGCAACGGGAGTATATTTCTGAATTACAACAAAGAAGCAAGTGGAAAACTAACTGCGATAAACTACAAATCGGTGACATGGTACTCATACAAGAGGACAACATACCACCTATGAACTGGAGACTTGGTAGAGTCTCCCGACTATTTCCTGGGAATGATGGAGTCTGCAGAGTAGCGGACATTGACACCACAAGAGGACCCGTACGAAGAGCATTAGTTCGGCTGTGCCCGCTGGTGGCACCTGAAGCAGATGATCAAC